Proteins encoded within one genomic window of Eurosta solidaginis isolate ZX-2024a chromosome 1, ASM4086904v1, whole genome shotgun sequence:
- the LOC137236616 gene encoding opsin Rh6-like translates to MDPAKDGLQYFRDGRNISLADSVPADIYHMVDPYWYKWPPMEEIWFHIISVIMTVLGVMSLTGNFIVMYIFTSTRSLRTPSNIFVVNLAFSDFMMMLAMFPPVVLNGFYGTWIMGPFMCEIHGFTGSLFGCVSIWTMTLIAYDRYCVIVKGLACKPLTTTKAMIRLLCVWGICCTWSVLPMLGWNRYVPEGNMTACGTDYFAKDWFNRSYILVYSSWAYVTPLTTIIYSYYHILKAVSDHEKAMRDQAKKMNVASLRNSDADKTKSVEIKLAKVALVTISLWFLAWTPYTIINYAGIFGSMNLSPLSTICGSVFAKANSVCNPIVYGLSHPKYRQVLREKMPCFVCGKDDMAAEVRTQATAEISESAA, encoded by the exons ATGGATCCAGCTAAAGACGGTTTACAATATTTTCGCGATGGACGAAACATCAGCTTGGCTGATAGTGTACCCGCTGATATTTATCATATGGTAGATCCTTACTGGTATAAATGGCCACCCATGGAAGAAATTTGGTTTCATATTATAAGTGTTATAATGACTGTGTTGGGTGTGATGTCACTAACGGGAAATTTTATTGTTATGTATATATTCACCTCGACACGTTCACTACGTACACCATCAAATATTTTTGTGGTGAATTTAGCATTTTCTGATTTTATGATGATGTTAGCTATGTTTCCACCTGTCGTGTTGAATGGTTTCTATGGCACTTGGATTATGGGTCCATTTATGTGCGAAATACATGGCTTCACTGGTTCACTATTCGGTTGTGTATCGATTTGGACAATGACATTGATCGCGTATGATCGGTATTGTGTAATTGTTAAGGGTCTAGCATGTAAGCCACTCACCACAACTAAGGCTATGATACGTTTGTTGTGTGTGTGGGGAATTTGTTGTACATGGTCGGTATTGCCGATGCTCGGTTGGAATCGTTACGTACCTGAGGGCAATATGACAGCATGCGGTACAGATTATTTCGCAAAGGATTGGTTTAACCGTTCGTACATTCTCGTATACTCATCGTGGGCATATGTAACGCCATTAACGACCATTATATACTCGTATTATCATATATTGAAG GCGGTCAGTGATCACGAAAAAGCCATGCGCGACCAAGCGAAAAAAATGAACGTCGCCTCATTGCGTAATAGCGATGCGGACAAAACTAAATCGGTCGAAATCAAATTGGCCAAAGTGGCGCTTGTGACAATATCGTTATGGTTTCTGGCATGGACGCCCTATACAATCATCAACTATGCGGGCATATTTGGTTCGATGAATCTTTCGCCGCTTAGTACGATTTGTGGTTCGGTATTTGCGAAAGCCAATTCTGTTTGTAATCCAATCGTTTATGGGCTCAG TCATCCCAAATACCGACAAGTGTTGCGCGAAAAGATGCCCTGTTTCGTGTGTGGTAAAGACGATATGGCGGCCGAAGTGCGCACTCAAGCTACAGCGGAAATCAGCGAATCGGCGGCTTAA